Proteins encoded within one genomic window of Paraburkholderia sp. HP33-1:
- a CDS encoding MarR family winged helix-turn-helix transcriptional regulator: protein MSTELTKWNCSGNKASVLVCRWIGERQSWLDYNRAMTPTHKSLLRHWLLARSDWMEARVMERAERNGYGHVTIALNRLFAHLGGRPLGLSDLARRMSISRQAVHKLALEAERLGLVEFVDSEVDGRVKLLRFSQKGWAMSEQAAQDFERIELELALQIGADNLEALKRILSMPWSEAEQRAG from the coding sequence ATGTCAACCGAGTTAACGAAATGGAATTGCTCAGGAAATAAAGCCTCGGTTTTGGTCTGCCGCTGGATAGGTGAACGTCAATCGTGGTTGGATTACAATCGCGCGATGACTCCTACTCACAAATCGCTGCTTCGGCACTGGCTCCTGGCACGTTCCGACTGGATGGAGGCGCGCGTCATGGAGCGCGCCGAACGCAATGGTTACGGCCACGTCACCATCGCGCTGAACCGTCTCTTCGCACATCTTGGTGGGCGTCCTCTTGGTTTGTCCGATCTTGCCCGACGTATGTCGATCAGTCGACAGGCGGTACATAAACTAGCCTTGGAAGCGGAGAGACTCGGTCTGGTCGAGTTTGTGGACAGCGAAGTCGATGGCCGAGTGAAACTCCTGCGGTTTTCGCAGAAGGGGTGGGCCATGTCGGAGCAGGCTGCTCAGGATTTCGAGCGCATCGAGCTTGAGCTGGCCTTGCAGATCGGCGCGGACAACCTCGAGGCCTTGAAGCGCATTCTGTCGATGCCCTGGTCCGAGGCAGAGCAGCGCGCGGGCTAA